Proteins encoded in a region of the Terriglobales bacterium genome:
- a CDS encoding cyclic 2,3-diphosphoglycerate synthase → MKRVVILGAAGRDFHDFNTLFRNNPEFEVVAFTATQIPDIDGRRYPAELAGPLYPDGIPIVAEKEFESLVADRAVDVVVFSYSDISHANLMHVASRALAAGADFWLAGGRHTELKANVPVISICAVRTGCGKSPVARRVLAELRNLGWNPVVVRHPMPYGDLARQAVQRFATLEDLQRHQCTIEEREEYEPHLVNGTVVYAGVDYEAILRRAEKEADLVLWDGGNNDTPFFHSDLEIVVADPHRAGHEVSYFPGEVNFRRADVIVINKVNTAAAANVDIVRNNITAANPKATVIEAACRVTVENPELIKGKHVLVVEDGPTLTHGEMPYGAGVVATAQYWAASRVDPRPHAVGSIRQTFEKYLHLRDLLPAMGYSQNQRQELQDTINRTPCDLVVLATPVDLGRILQLNKPCVRVGYEVEELTKPNLADLLSDFTTQHQVKHSAVFAD, encoded by the coding sequence ATGAAACGCGTTGTCATCCTCGGCGCAGCCGGCCGCGATTTCCACGATTTCAACACTTTGTTTCGCAACAATCCCGAGTTCGAGGTGGTCGCATTCACCGCCACCCAGATTCCCGACATCGACGGGCGCCGTTATCCGGCGGAACTGGCCGGCCCGCTCTATCCCGACGGCATTCCCATCGTCGCGGAGAAGGAGTTTGAATCGCTCGTCGCCGATCGCGCCGTCGATGTGGTGGTCTTTTCCTACAGTGACATTTCGCACGCCAACCTCATGCATGTCGCTTCCCGGGCGCTGGCGGCAGGGGCTGATTTCTGGCTGGCCGGCGGACGCCACACCGAGCTGAAAGCCAACGTGCCGGTGATCTCCATCTGCGCCGTGCGCACTGGATGCGGCAAGAGTCCCGTCGCGCGCCGCGTCCTGGCCGAACTCCGCAACCTCGGGTGGAACCCTGTGGTCGTCCGCCATCCCATGCCCTACGGTGATCTCGCGCGCCAGGCGGTGCAGCGCTTCGCCACGCTGGAGGACCTGCAGCGCCACCAGTGCACCATCGAAGAGCGTGAGGAGTACGAACCGCACCTCGTCAACGGCACCGTCGTTTACGCGGGCGTGGACTACGAAGCCATTCTCCGCCGCGCCGAAAAGGAAGCCGACCTCGTTCTCTGGGATGGCGGCAATAACGACACCCCGTTTTTCCATTCCGATCTGGAGATTGTGGTTGCCGATCCGCATCGTGCCGGCCACGAAGTGAGCTACTTCCCCGGCGAAGTCAACTTCCGTCGCGCCGACGTCATTGTCATTAACAAGGTCAACACCGCCGCGGCGGCAAACGTGGACATCGTCCGCAACAACATCACCGCCGCGAACCCCAAGGCGACGGTGATTGAGGCCGCTTGCCGCGTCACGGTGGAGAATCCCGAATTGATCAAGGGGAAACACGTGCTGGTGGTCGAGGACGGTCCCACGCTTACCCACGGCGAGATGCCTTACGGCGCCGGCGTGGTCGCAACGGCCCAGTACTGGGCAGCTTCGCGCGTCGATCCGCGTCCCCATGCCGTCGGCTCCATCCGCCAGACATTTGAAAAATATCTGCATCTGCGTGACCTGCTGCCGGCCATGGGATACAGCCAAAACCAGCGGCAGGAATTGCAGGACACGATCAACCGCACGCCCTGCGACCTGGTGGTCCTGGCCACCCCGGTCGACCTGGGGCGAATTCTGCAACTGAACAAGCCCTGCGTGCGTGTCGGATATGAAGTTGAAGAACTGACCAAACCGAACCTGGCGGACCTGCTGTCCGACTTCACCACCCAACACCAGGTGAAGCACTCGGCCGTGTTCGCGGACTGA
- a CDS encoding FAD-dependent oxidoreductase: MKTVFVVGAGPAGMFAAQKIALAGHQVVIFNRDIKHGGLAEYGIYLVKDKMKSGLRKQFAKVLSLPNVHYFGHAPVGATQKITVDDLRAFNPDAIVFSVGAQGTKKLGLPGEDAKGVYSAKDFVYFYNQLPPFARQDFSIGKKIAIVGMGNVMVDIARWVLLDCPDRKTEELTIVARRGPFEAKFDEKEIKYLEANLDRELLKAELQRVAAKVASVGQDISKADEIFTVLKKTDPQTTPVMKFRFLCSPKEIVKGPDGRICKLIVTENNLVKKGEGTAAKATDQTAELDLDTMIFAIGDVHDPNLGLPMGPEGYSTKPKEGDERSLYQVADPVTGAEMDGHFVVGWARRASDGLVGIARHDAEVGATHVLQYLEGKQDKRGAAVETIESTLRARGIQLVNKAELALLGKAEEKEAQARNLTYFKYSDDTSMLRAITREKNSTNTPAMAGAD; encoded by the coding sequence ATGAAGACCGTTTTTGTCGTTGGGGCGGGACCCGCCGGCATGTTCGCCGCGCAGAAAATCGCCCTCGCCGGCCACCAGGTGGTCATCTTTAATCGCGACATCAAGCACGGTGGCCTGGCCGAGTATGGAATTTACCTGGTGAAAGACAAGATGAAAAGCGGCCTGCGCAAGCAGTTCGCCAAAGTCCTGTCGCTGCCCAACGTGCATTACTTCGGCCACGCGCCGGTGGGCGCAACCCAGAAGATCACCGTCGACGATCTCCGCGCCTTCAACCCTGACGCCATCGTCTTTTCCGTCGGCGCCCAGGGGACCAAGAAACTCGGCCTCCCCGGCGAGGACGCCAAGGGCGTCTATTCCGCCAAAGATTTCGTTTACTTCTACAACCAGCTGCCGCCGTTCGCCAGACAGGATTTCTCCATCGGCAAGAAGATTGCCATCGTCGGCATGGGCAACGTCATGGTGGACATCGCCCGCTGGGTGCTGCTCGATTGCCCTGACCGCAAGACGGAAGAATTGACCATCGTCGCCCGCCGCGGTCCCTTCGAAGCCAAGTTCGATGAGAAAGAGATCAAGTACCTCGAAGCGAATCTTGATCGCGAGCTTCTGAAAGCGGAACTGCAGCGGGTCGCCGCCAAGGTCGCCAGCGTCGGCCAGGACATCAGCAAGGCGGATGAGATTTTCACCGTCCTCAAGAAGACCGACCCGCAGACCACACCGGTGATGAAGTTCCGTTTCCTGTGCTCGCCGAAGGAGATCGTGAAAGGCCCTGACGGCCGCATCTGCAAGCTGATCGTCACCGAGAACAACCTGGTGAAAAAAGGCGAAGGCACCGCCGCCAAAGCCACCGACCAGACTGCCGAGCTCGACCTCGACACCATGATCTTCGCCATTGGCGACGTGCATGATCCCAACCTCGGGCTGCCCATGGGCCCGGAGGGCTACAGCACCAAGCCAAAAGAGGGCGACGAGCGTTCGCTATACCAGGTGGCAGATCCCGTCACCGGCGCCGAGATGGACGGCCACTTCGTGGTCGGCTGGGCCCGCCGCGCCAGCGATGGCCTGGTTGGCATCGCGCGCCATGACGCCGAGGTGGGGGCCACGCACGTCCTCCAGTACCTGGAAGGGAAGCAGGATAAGCGTGGGGCGGCGGTGGAAACAATCGAGAGCACGCTGCGGGCGCGTGGTATCCAGCTGGTGAATAAAGCCGAACTGGCGCTGCTGGGCAAGGCAGAAGAGAAAGAAGCGCAAGCGCGGAACCTTACCTATTTCAAGTATTCCGACGATACTTCCATGCTGCGGGCGATCACGCGTGAAAAGAACTCGACTAACACGCCCGCCATGGCCGGGGCCGACTAG
- a CDS encoding isocitrate lyase/phosphoenolpyruvate mutase family protein — protein MRTPAEKGNLFRDLHHRDRAFIIPNPWDVGSARLLQMLGFEALATTSAGFAFSLGKPDGAIDRDTMIAHAAALAAATDLPVSADLENCYADDPSAVAETVRLAVKTGLAGCSIEDIAARAQHEPYEISLAKDRVRAAVEVAHAQPFPFTLTARAENFIIGRPDLRDTIARLQAFQEAGADVLFAPGLKSREDIATVARSVDRPINVIMGLQGVQLSLAELSELGVKRVSVGSALSRVALGAFLRAAREMREHGTFTFAEEAVKYQDITAMLAA, from the coding sequence ATGCGCACGCCAGCAGAAAAAGGAAATTTGTTTCGCGACTTGCACCACCGCGACCGGGCTTTCATCATTCCCAATCCCTGGGACGTAGGCAGTGCGCGTCTGCTGCAAATGCTGGGATTCGAGGCGCTAGCCACCACCAGCGCCGGTTTTGCATTTTCCCTGGGTAAGCCTGACGGCGCCATCGACCGCGATACCATGATTGCCCATGCCGCCGCCCTCGCCGCCGCTACCGACCTGCCTGTCAGCGCCGATCTGGAAAACTGCTACGCGGACGATCCCTCCGCGGTCGCTGAAACCGTTCGTCTGGCCGTGAAGACGGGACTTGCAGGTTGTTCGATCGAAGATATTGCTGCGCGAGCGCAACACGAACCGTATGAAATCTCGCTTGCGAAGGACCGGGTTCGTGCCGCGGTCGAGGTCGCGCATGCGCAGCCTTTCCCGTTCACGCTGACCGCGCGCGCCGAAAACTTCATTATCGGCCGTCCCGACCTGCGCGACACCATCGCTCGCCTGCAGGCCTTCCAGGAAGCGGGCGCCGACGTGCTGTTCGCGCCTGGCCTGAAAAGCAGGGAAGACATCGCCACCGTAGCGCGCTCGGTCGACCGGCCCATCAACGTGATTATGGGATTACAGGGTGTGCAGCTGAGCCTGGCAGAACTGTCGGAACTCGGAGTCAAACGCGTGAGCGTCGGCAGCGCGCTTTCCCGGGTTGCGCTGGGCGCTTTCCTGCGCGCCGCGCGCGAGATGCGGGAGCATGGCACCTTTACCTTCGCCGAGGAAGCGGTCAAATACCAGGACATCACCGCCATGCTCGCGGCGTAG